Genomic segment of Serinicoccus hydrothermalis:
GCGGCCTCGGCCTCCTGCGCCGCCTCGGTGAGCACGGTCAGCTGCGCCTCGTCCAGCGACCCGAACTCGTTGTCCGTCGTGACCACGGAGTTGACGACCACCTGGTCGCCCTCCCGGACCACGGTGAGCGAGCGGTCGCCCCCGCCCGGGGGACGGCCGGGGCCGCGCAGGTCCTCGCCCGGTCCGCCCAGGGGCGGCTGCTCGAAGCCGCCCTCGACCTGGCCGCCGACCCGCTCGCTGGACAGGCGCAGGTCCTCGTCGAGCTGGCCGATGAGGGTATGCCGCAGCGCCAGGACCGTGGCGACGCCGGAGAGCAGCAGCACGCAGGCGAAGATCGCCACCACGGAGGTGACGATCTTCGCGCGCAGGGACCTGCTGCGACCCGCCACCGTCAGGAGCCCGCGGCCGGCTTGAGGACGTAGCCGGCGCCCCGCATGGTGTGGATCATCGGCTCGCGGTCGTGGTCGATCTTCTTGCGCAGGTAGGAGATGTAGAGCTCGACGATGTTGGCCTGCCCGCCGAAGTCGTAGTTCCACACCCGGTCCAGGATCTGCGCCTTGGACAGCACCCGGCGCGGGTTGCGCATGAGGAAGCGCAGCAGCTCGAACTCGGTGGCCGTCAGCGAGATCTCGGTCCCGGCCCGGACGACCTCGTGGCTGTCCTCGTCGAGGGTGAGATCCCCGACGGCGAGCACCGAGCTGGGCTCCTGGGCGACGACGGCGGTGCGCCGGATGAGCGCGCGCACCCGCGCGACCACCTCCTCGAGGCTGAACGGCTTCGTGACGTAGTCGTCGCCCCCGGCCGTCAGACCGGCCACCCGGTCCTCCACGGCGTCCTTGGCCGTGAGGAAGAGCACGGGGACGTCGGGCTCGACCGCCCGCATCCGCCGCAGCACCTCCAGGCCGTCGAAGTCGGGCAGCATCATGTCGAGCACCACGGCGTCGGGGGCCAGCTCGCGGGCGACGCGCACCGCGTCCATCCCGGTGCCGGCGGTCCGCACCTCCCAGCCCTCGTAGCGCAGGGCCATCGACAGCAGCTCGGTCAGGTGCTCCTCGTCGTCGACGACGAGGACCCGCACGGGTGTCCCGTCGAGGCGGGCGAGGGTCGGGGCGGGCTTCATGGTGCCATCACACCCTGCCACCCCGTGCGTCGTCTAGGTGCCGGCTGTGCGTCCGCTGTGCGACCTCGTCCTCACCGTCGCCCGAGGGCGGTGATGCGGCCGGAGTCCCGCAGCGCGGTCATGACGTCCGAGGCAGCGGCGACCTGCGGGTGCGGCGGTCGCAGCGGGGCGTCGAGGCGGATCGCCTGGGGGCTGTGCCGACGGATCGAGGCGTCGGCCACGAGGTAGCCGTACCGGCACAGCACCATCTGCTCCTGCGCGCTGAAGGCGTCCAGGTCCGTGCGCACCCGGTGGATCGCCCCGAGCACCTCCGGGGCATACCCGTCGAGCACCGGGCCGGACGGGGCACCGGTGCCGCGACGCAGGTCGGCGGGCGACTCCAGCGACCACGTCGCGCCGGCCACCGTGCCTGCCGCGAAGCTCGCGCGCAGCCAGCGCAGCCGCGCCGTCTGGCCGCCGCTCGAGGCGATGGACAGCAGCCGCCACAGCCGGGCGAGCACCGACCCGGCGGCCTGCCCGCGGAAGACCGCTCCCCCGTCGCTGACCAGCACCGTCGCGTGGTCGGTCCAGACCGGTTCCAGGGCCAGGTTGTCGTAGACCCCGCCGTCCACGAGCTGGATCCGGCGCCGGATCGCGGCGCGGACCTCCTCCGGCTCGTCCGGCTCGGCGGAACCACCGGTGAGACCGAGGTCGGCACCGTCGAGCTCGAGCGGGCCCAAGAAGGGCGGGTATGCGCAGGAGGCGGCCACCGCGTCCACCAGCCGCAGCCCCGGGGGCGGGGCGGCGTGCCCGAGCCGGTGGTCTCCGACCCGTCCCCGCGGCCCGACCGAGTGCGGGTCGGCGAAGAGCCAGGAGACGCCGTAGCCGATCTCGGTGGCCCCGGTGAGCACCACCGGGCCGCCCGTGCGGCGGTGCTCGCGCAGGTCGGTGCCCCACCAGGGGATCGCCCGTTCGAGCTCGTCGGCGAGCACGTGCACGCTCGCGTCGGGGCGGCCCCAGCCGCTCGGCCGGACCTTGGACAGCAGCGCGGGGGTGCGCAGGTTGCGGCGGGTCAGCGCGAGCAGCGGCTGGGCGACGAGCTCCTCCAGCCCACCGACGCGCCCGCCGCCGGCGTCGGCGTCGGGCCACTCCAGCTCGGGGTGGAGCAGCAGGTTGGCGAGCACCGCGCCGCCGGAGACCGCGCTGATGGTGCGCAGCGACCCGAGGACCCCCAGCTCGTCGAGCCGCCGGACGGCGCCGAGGTGGAACAGCGAGGCCCGGAAGCCCCCGCCGGACAGGCACAGGGCAGCGCCCCGCCTCGGGCGCCGCGCCGACGGCCCGTGGTGGGCCGTGGCCCGGGCCGCCTCCAGCTGGGCCAGCGCCGGGTCGCCGGGCGGTGGCCCGGGGTGCGGGTGCAGGTGCGCGGGGAGCACGGGACCAGCAGACCTGCGCCGGGTGACGCGGGCGTGAACGACGCCGCCGGTGTCGGCGTCCGGCAGATGACGAACGGCGAGCCAACTATGATCGGGGCCATGTTCGACGCCGCAGGGCTGCGCGTGATGCGGGCCATCGCCGACGAGGGGTCCTTCACGGCCGCCGCGGCCTCCCTGGGCTACACCCAGCCGGCGGTCTCCCAGATGGTCCGCCGCCTCGAGCAGCGCGCGGGCACGGCGCTGGTGGAGCGCATCGGCCGCACCGTGCGGCTCACCGAGGCCGGCCAGCTGCTCGCGACCCGGGCCGCGGAGATCCTGGACCGCATCGACGAGGCCGAGGCCGAGGTCATCGCCATCGCCGGGCTCAAGGCGGGCCGGGTGCGGCTCATGGCCTTCCCCTCCTCGTCCGCGACCCTCGTGCCGCGCGCCCTGGCCGAGCTGCGGCGCAGCCACCCCGCGGTGACGGTGCAGTTCAGCGAGGCGGAGCCGCCGGAGTCGCTGACCGCCGTGCGGGCCGGTGCCGTGGACCTCGCGGTGGCCTTCGCCTACGAGGGCACCGACGCCGGGCGGGGCGAGGACGACCTTGACGGTCTGGTGGTCATGGACGTGCTCGACGACCCGGTGATGCTCGTCCTGCCGGCTGACCACCCGCTCGCGGGACAGGACGAGGTGCACCTGGCCGACCTGTCGGCCGACCGCTGGATCGCGGGCTGCCCCCGGTGCCGGGGCCACCTGCTGACGCTCGCCGACCACGCCGGCTTCAGCCCGGACGTCACCTTCGAGACCGAGGACTACGTCGCGGTGCTCGGCCTCGTGGCCGCCGGGCTCGGTGTGGCCCTGGTCCCGCAGCTCATCCTCTCGACGGTCTCGCACCCGGAGGTCGTCATCCGGCCGGTGTCCCCGCCCTCCCGGCGCACCGTGCAGGTCGTCACGACACCGGACCTGCAGCGTGTCCCCGCGGTGGCCGCGACCCTCGATGCGCTGTGCCACAGCGCCCGCGAGCTGGGTGGCTCGCCGTGCGCGCACATCGTCGCCCGCGCCTGAGCAGGCCCTCTCCTCAGCCCAGCCTGCTGCCGCCCTGGCTCCCTCCGCCCTGGCGACCGATCTTGGTGACCTCACGCAGGAAGTTCAGCGGCGAGGGCGGCGTGCCGCGGCTGACGACGTCGACCGTGGCCCGGGGGTGCTCGTCGCCCGTGGCCTCGGTCACCAGGGTCCGGGCGAGGTCGGCACGCGAGGTGAATCGCCCCTGCAGCCGCGGAGGCCCGACCTCGAACTCGCCCGGCCCGTCGGCGTCGTAGAGACCCGCGGGACGGACGATCGTCCACCGCACCGGGCTGTCGCGGACGAGTCGCTCCATCCGCTCCATGTCGTCGTAGAGCGTGCGCCCGAGCACCCGCCGCAGCAGGAGCGGCTCGACCACCCTGCGCCAGGCCCACGTCTCGCCGGGCACCGGGCGGTCCGCGACGGTGGTGCTGCTGACGCACACAAGTCGGTCGACGCCGTGCCGGGACATCGCGGCGAGGATGTGGCGTGCCCCGGTGGAGTAGACCGTGACCCGCCGGCGCGAGTACGGCACCCCGTAGGTCGAGATCACCGCATCACCACCCTCGACCGCGTCAGTCACTGCTTCGGCGTCGGCCACGTCGGCGCCGACCACCCGCACGGCCTCGCCGTCGTGGTCACCGACCGGGAAGTGCTCCGGTCGCCGCGTGACAGCGGTGACCTGGTGGCCGGCGTCGAGGGCCTGCTGGTCCACGTGGCGGCCCGTGGGGCCGCTGCTGCCGAAGACCACCAGGCGCATGCTGGCCAGCCTCTCATCCATCCCTCCACCATGCGCAGGTCGTCCTCACTCCCGGGCGTGCGGCACCAGCCGGCTGCGGGTGTCGCGGACCACCGCGACGTCGCCGTGCAGGTCGGTGCGCAGCACCACCGCCCCGGCCTGCGACAGGAGGCTGAGCGCGCTCGGGCTCGGGTGCCCGAAGTCGTTGTCCGCCCCGACACCGATGAGGGCGACCTCGGGATCCGCACCCAGGACCAGCCGCTCGTCCTGGGCCGCCGACCCGTGGTGCGCGACCTTGAGCACGTCGTAGTCCCGCCCCTGCGTGGACTCGCGCACCTGCCGGGCGCTCTCCGGCTCCAGGTCGCCGGTGAGCAGCAGCGCGGTGCCCCCGACGTCGACGTCCAGGACGATGCTGGCGTTGTTGGCGGCCGACCCGGCGACCGGTGGCGTCGCCGAGGGCCAGAGCACCGTCGCCCGGGCGGCGCCGACGTCCCACCGGTCCCCCACCCGGGCCTGGTGCACGGGTATGCCCTCCGCCGCCAGCAGCCCCAGGGTCGCCGCGGCCACCTCGGGTGGGTCCCGCACCGGCGTGACCAGGACCTGCTCGACCTGGGTCCCGCCGAGCACCCCGGGGAGCCCCGCGACGTGGTCGGTGTGGAAGTGGGTGAGGACCAGCAGGTCGACCGTCCCGACCTCGAGGTCGTGCAGGCAGGTCCTCACCGCCGTGGGGTCCGGACCGGTGTCCACCAGCAGGGCGTGCCCGGGTGCGGTGCGGACGACGAAGGCGTCCCCCTGGCCGACGTCGCACCCGGCCACCACCCATCCCGGTGGGGGCCAGCCGCGCAGACCGGGCACGGGAAGCGCCGAGGCGAGTACGACGGCAGCCAGGGCCACCGCTGCCCACGGGCGGCGCCTGCCGAGACGGAGCCAGCGCCGGCCGGTGACCAGGAGCAGGACGGTGAGGACGGCGAGGGCCCACGCCCCCAGCGCGCCGTCCCACCACTCGAGGCTGCCCAGGGGCGCACGGGCGCAGACCCGGGCGATCCGGCCGATGGCCCAGGCGGGCACCGCCGCTGCCCAGGCGACGGCGCTGCCCAGCACGGTCGAGACGGGCGCCAGCACCGCCGCGAGCAGCCCGAGGATGGTCGTGGGCGGGACCAGCGGGGCCGCCAGCAGGTTGGCGAGGACGGCGACGGTCGTGATGTCTCCCTGCAGCAGCACGATGACCGGGGCGCAGATCACCTGCGCCGCCAGCGGCACCGCCGCGGCCCGCGCCGCCAGCCCCGCCCACCCCGGGAGGACGGCCGCCATGGCCAGGCCCCAGGGACGCGCCCAGAGCACCAGCCCGAGCGTGGCCAGGGTCGAGAGTGCGAAGCCGTAGGACCGGGCCAGCCAGGGGTCGAGGCACAGCAGCACGAGCACGGCTCCCCCGAGCAGCGGCAGGCTCGTCCGGCGGCGTCCACCGGCGAGCGCCACCAGGGCGATCGCTCCCATCACCCCGGCCCGCAGGACCGACGGCTCGGGCCGGCACAGCAGGACGAAGCAGACGAGCCCGGCCAGGACGACCGGAAGCCGCCACCGGCGCGGCAACCCGGCGCGCACGACGAGCAGGGCCACGCCGCCCACGACGATCGCCACATTGCTGCCGCTCACGGCGGAGAGGTGCGTCATGCCGGTGTCGCGCATGGCCTGGGTCAGGTCGGGTGGCGTGAGCGAGCTGTCGCCGATGACGAGCCCGGGCACGAGGCCCCGGGCATCGGTCGGCAGCGGGTCGACGGCCTCGCGGAAGCTCGCCCGCACGTGGTCCACCCCTCGCAGCAGCGCCGGGGGCGGGCTGACGACGGTGGGCGGACCGCGCTGCACGAGCACGGCGACCGCGCGCTCGCCCGGTCGTCCGGGCCCCCACCGGCCCGAGACCTCCACCACGCTGCGCCAGGCCACCGCCCCGTCGGTCCACCCCTGCCCGGCGGTGGCCATGACGACCACCGGCGTGGCCGGTCGGGTGGTCTCGCCGCGGGCGGAGGCCTGCACCACGCGTCCCTCCAGCACGACGAGGGGATCGCGCTCGTCGGCCCGCGCGATCAGCCGGGGCTCGGTGGTGACCAGCACCCGGGCGGTGGTGACCGCTCTGTCCTGCGCCCAGCCGGCGACCGGGCCCGCCCGCGCCACCGCCGTGTGCAGGCTTGTCGCACCGACGACCAGCGCGATCGCGGCGGCCGACAGGGCGAGCTGTTGGCGCCACCCGGACGGTCGCCGGCCCGTCCGGCCGGACGGGCGGCCCGCGAGGAGACCGAGGAGCAGCGCGGCGACCAGCGACACCACGGCGACGAGCGGCGGCACCCACCGTGGGCCGACGAGGACGGCCACCAGCACGGCCCAGGCGGCCAGCGCGGGCAGCAACAGCCGCAGGTCGTGCGGCGGCTCGGGGTCCAGCTCCGAGTCCGGCTCCGGCTCGGTCTCCGGCTCCGGCCCCGACTCCGGCCCCGGCTCCGAGTCAGGCTCGGGCTCGGTCTCCGGCCCCGAGGCGGGCTCCGTCTCCGCCGCCCTCTCTGGGGCACCGTCCGTACGGCCACCCCTCATCCGACGGTGACGTGCGGCTCGAGGTCCTCCAGCGTGCGGTCGCCGATGCCGCTCACCTCCAGCAGCTCGGCGACCGCGGTGAAACGACCGTGCTCCTCGCGCCACTCCAGGATGCGCCCGGCGGTGACCGGGCCGATCCCGGGCAGTTCTTCGAGCTCGGCCTGGGTCGCGGCGTTGAGGTCGACGACCGGTGTCGACGACTGCTCCTGGCCCGTCCCCGACCCCGGTGCGCCGCCCGTCCCGCTCGACCCGAGGGCGCCGGTCCCGGTGACGGGAACGCCCGCCACCCAGCCCGGCGGAGGTTCCTCCCCCGGCGCCCCGATCCACACCTGCTCCCCGTCGACGACGGCGCGAGCCAGGTTGACCGAGCCCGGGTCGGCCTCGCTCGTGAGCCCGCCGGCGGCGTCCACCGCGTCCACCACCCGCGAGCCGGCCTCCACCTCCACCACCCCGGGGGCGGCGACCTCGCCGATGACGTGCACGAGCAGCGGCCCCTCCGTCGCGGGTGCGCCGGTCTCACCGACCTGCGCGGCCTTCGCCTCGCCGGGCTGCCCCTCGCCCGGCTGCCCGTCGCCCGGCTGCGGCACCTCTCCCGTCGCGCCGAGCGATGCCGCACCTGCCGTCGGCGCGACGGTCGCGGACGCCACCTCCGCGGCCCCCGTGGCCATGGGCACGGCCGTCGCGCGCTGCTCGACCCACCACCAGCGCCCGCCGAGCACGGCCAGCACCAGCGCCGCGACGAGCACCATGCCGCCGACCGCCCGGGCCCCGACACCGATCTGGGCCATCCGGCCCGCCCCGGGAACGGCGACGAGCCGGCCCAGCAGGAGGTCAGCCTGCTCCGCCTGCCCGGCGGGCTCCTCGGCCGTCGGCAGACGGCCCGTCCGGTGGCGCCCTGCGTGCGCGTCCTCGTCCCCCATGACCCGCACGCTAGGCAGGTCCGCCCCATCGCGGGAGGGCCTGTCTCAGATCTGTGGACGACCCGGCCGTCCGGCGCGGGATGTGGACGACAGCTCAGCCGCCGGCGGCCACCACGACGCCCAGCGTGCCCGGACCGGTGTGCACGCCGATCCCCGGGTCGAGCGGCGCCACCTGCACCTCGACCCCGACCCGCTCGCCCAGCCCGGCCGCGAGCTCCGCGGCGGCCTCCTCTGCGCCCAGCTCATGCACCCCGACCCGGGGCCCACCGCCGGCCGCACGCACCTGCTCGGCCGCCTCCACCGCGAGGTCGGCCAACCGGGCCAGCGCACGGCCGCGGGTGCGCACCCGCTCGGCGAGCACCACCTCGCCGTCGTCCACACCCAGCAGCGGCTTGATCGCGAGCGCGGAGCCGAGGACGGCCTGCGCCCGGCCCAGCCGACCGCCCCGCCGCAGGTGCTCCAGGCTGTCGACGTAGAACCACGCGCGCGCCCCACCCGCCCGTTCCCGGACAAGACGCTCCACCTCCTCCACGGTCGCCCCGGCCCGCGCCAGCGCGGCGGCGTCGAGCGCCGCCCACCCGAGCGGCAGCCCGACGGTGCGGGAGTCGACCACCCGCACCTCGACCTCGTCGGCCACCTCCTGGGCGGCGAGCCCGGCCGCCTCCACGGTCCCGCTGAGCCGGCCCGACAGGTGCACCGAGACGATCCGGCGGCACCCCGTCTCCGCGACCAGCTCGCGGTAGCCCGCGACGAACTCGCCCGGGGAGACCCGGCTCGTCGAGATGCGCTCGCGCCCGGCGCGGAGCACGTCGACCACCTCGGCCTGCGTCACCTCGCGGGAGTCGCCGCGACGCCCCTCCACCATGACGTGCAGCGGC
This window contains:
- a CDS encoding response regulator transcription factor encodes the protein MKPAPTLARLDGTPVRVLVVDDEEHLTELLSMALRYEGWEVRTAGTGMDAVRVARELAPDAVVLDMMLPDFDGLEVLRRMRAVEPDVPVLFLTAKDAVEDRVAGLTAGGDDYVTKPFSLEEVVARVRALIRRTAVVAQEPSSVLAVGDLTLDEDSHEVVRAGTEISLTATEFELLRFLMRNPRRVLSKAQILDRVWNYDFGGQANIVELYISYLRKKIDHDREPMIHTMRGAGYVLKPAAGS
- a CDS encoding patatin-like phospholipase family protein; the protein is MLPAHLHPHPGPPPGDPALAQLEAARATAHHGPSARRPRRGAALCLSGGGFRASLFHLGAVRRLDELGVLGSLRTISAVSGGAVLANLLLHPELEWPDADAGGGRVGGLEELVAQPLLALTRRNLRTPALLSKVRPSGWGRPDASVHVLADELERAIPWWGTDLREHRRTGGPVVLTGATEIGYGVSWLFADPHSVGPRGRVGDHRLGHAAPPPGLRLVDAVAASCAYPPFLGPLELDGADLGLTGGSAEPDEPEEVRAAIRRRIQLVDGGVYDNLALEPVWTDHATVLVSDGGAVFRGQAAGSVLARLWRLLSIASSGGQTARLRWLRASFAAGTVAGATWSLESPADLRRGTGAPSGPVLDGYAPEVLGAIHRVRTDLDAFSAQEQMVLCRYGYLVADASIRRHSPQAIRLDAPLRPPHPQVAAASDVMTALRDSGRITALGRR
- a CDS encoding LysR family transcriptional regulator codes for the protein MFDAAGLRVMRAIADEGSFTAAAASLGYTQPAVSQMVRRLEQRAGTALVERIGRTVRLTEAGQLLATRAAEILDRIDEAEAEVIAIAGLKAGRVRLMAFPSSSATLVPRALAELRRSHPAVTVQFSEAEPPESLTAVRAGAVDLAVAFAYEGTDAGRGEDDLDGLVVMDVLDDPVMLVLPADHPLAGQDEVHLADLSADRWIAGCPRCRGHLLTLADHAGFSPDVTFETEDYVAVLGLVAAGLGVALVPQLILSTVSHPEVVIRPVSPPSRRTVQVVTTPDLQRVPAVAATLDALCHSARELGGSPCAHIVARA
- a CDS encoding NAD(P)-dependent oxidoreductase, with amino-acid sequence MDERLASMRLVVFGSSGPTGRHVDQQALDAGHQVTAVTRRPEHFPVGDHDGEAVRVVGADVADAEAVTDAVEGGDAVISTYGVPYSRRRVTVYSTGARHILAAMSRHGVDRLVCVSSTTVADRPVPGETWAWRRVVEPLLLRRVLGRTLYDDMERMERLVRDSPVRWTIVRPAGLYDADGPGEFEVGPPRLQGRFTSRADLARTLVTEATGDEHPRATVDVVSRGTPPSPLNFLREVTKIGRQGGGSQGGSRLG
- a CDS encoding ComEC/Rec2 family competence protein, coding for MRGGRTDGAPERAAETEPASGPETEPEPDSEPGPESGPEPETEPEPDSELDPEPPHDLRLLLPALAAWAVLVAVLVGPRWVPPLVAVVSLVAALLLGLLAGRPSGRTGRRPSGWRQQLALSAAAIALVVGATSLHTAVARAGPVAGWAQDRAVTTARVLVTTEPRLIARADERDPLVVLEGRVVQASARGETTRPATPVVVMATAGQGWTDGAVAWRSVVEVSGRWGPGRPGERAVAVLVQRGPPTVVSPPPALLRGVDHVRASFREAVDPLPTDARGLVPGLVIGDSSLTPPDLTQAMRDTGMTHLSAVSGSNVAIVVGGVALLVVRAGLPRRWRLPVVLAGLVCFVLLCRPEPSVLRAGVMGAIALVALAGGRRRTSLPLLGGAVLVLLCLDPWLARSYGFALSTLATLGLVLWARPWGLAMAAVLPGWAGLAARAAAVPLAAQVICAPVIVLLQGDITTVAVLANLLAAPLVPPTTILGLLAAVLAPVSTVLGSAVAWAAAVPAWAIGRIARVCARAPLGSLEWWDGALGAWALAVLTVLLLVTGRRWLRLGRRRPWAAVALAAVVLASALPVPGLRGWPPPGWVVAGCDVGQGDAFVVRTAPGHALLVDTGPDPTAVRTCLHDLEVGTVDLLVLTHFHTDHVAGLPGVLGGTQVEQVLVTPVRDPPEVAAATLGLLAAEGIPVHQARVGDRWDVGAARATVLWPSATPPVAGSAANNASIVLDVDVGGTALLLTGDLEPESARQVRESTQGRDYDVLKVAHHGSAAQDERLVLGADPEVALIGVGADNDFGHPSPSALSLLSQAGAVVLRTDLHGDVAVVRDTRSRLVPHARE
- a CDS encoding helix-hairpin-helix domain-containing protein, which gives rise to MGDEDAHAGRHRTGRLPTAEEPAGQAEQADLLLGRLVAVPGAGRMAQIGVGARAVGGMVLVAALVLAVLGGRWWWVEQRATAVPMATGAAEVASATVAPTAGAASLGATGEVPQPGDGQPGEGQPGEAKAAQVGETGAPATEGPLLVHVIGEVAAPGVVEVEAGSRVVDAVDAAGGLTSEADPGSVNLARAVVDGEQVWIGAPGEEPPPGWVAGVPVTGTGALGSSGTGGAPGSGTGQEQSSTPVVDLNAATQAELEELPGIGPVTAGRILEWREEHGRFTAVAELLEVSGIGDRTLEDLEPHVTVG
- a CDS encoding DegV family protein, translated to MDVALLTDSASCLPPGQQAGAPLRVLPLHVMVEGRRGDSREVTQAEVVDVLRAGRERISTSRVSPGEFVAGYRELVAETGCRRIVSVHLSGRLSGTVEAAGLAAQEVADEVEVRVVDSRTVGLPLGWAALDAAALARAGATVEEVERLVRERAGGARAWFYVDSLEHLRRGGRLGRAQAVLGSALAIKPLLGVDDGEVVLAERVRTRGRALARLADLAVEAAEQVRAAGGGPRVGVHELGAEEAAAELAAGLGERVGVEVQVAPLDPGIGVHTGPGTLGVVVAAGG